The segment CCGGTATGAGCATGCTCGTCCCCGCTGTGATCCTCGCGGCCCTCTGGTGCCTGTCGCCCGATTCCTCCCTGAGCGAGGAGGAGCACGAACTGTGGCGGAAGGTGCGAGCGGGGCAGGAGATGCTGGCCCGCCGCCGCGACGACGTTCGGACGGGGGACGCCTATGCCGGGAATGATCTCGAGACGGCCGACCCGCACGGAACGGGGATGATCGGAGTTGAGTGGAGCCCGGTCACCACGACCCTCGGCTCGCTCGAGGCCAAGCGCACCGCGGCCGACCCTCTGTGGAGCGTTTGGGCGCTGCGCCTCTTTCGGAGATTGGGGCTCGAGGAGGGGGACAGGGTGGCCCTGCTCTCCTCGTCATCATTTCCGGGGCTGGTCTTCTCCATAGTCGCGGCCTCGGAGAGGGCCGGATTGGAGCTGTTCTGGATCCACTCGCTCGGCTCGTCAACCTGGGGGGCCAACATGCCGGGAATGCTCTGGCCCGAGATGGCGCGGCTGCTGAGAAGTGGCGGCTTCATCTCGTCGAAGCCGGATTATTACACCCCGGGAGCAGGCGCGGAGGTCGGCCTCGGGCTGCCGCCGGAGGGCTTGAACATGCTCGGGGAGGCGGCTGAAGATGATGACGTCCCGCTTCTGAAGGGCGATGGACTCGACGACATGACAAGAAGCAAGAGCGAGCTTGTGAGGGGGTTCGCACCAAGGCTTGTGATTAACGTGGGGGGCGCTCACACCTCCTTCGGAGGCGGGGTGGTCCAGCCGGGCGGTGGACTGTACTCCCCCGGTGACGAGAGCCGGACGGAGTTTGGGCACGGTGTCCTGGGGGATGCCCTGGAATCTGGGGTGCAGGTGCTGCACTTCCTCGACATGCGGTCTTTCTCCTCAAGAGCCGGGATTCCGTTCGACGGCGCGCCCAGGCCGCGGTTCGCCGGGGCTGGAATGGCGACGAGCGCGGCGGGACTCCTGGTCTACGCCCTTTTCCTGGCCTTTTTCAGAAGATGGAGGAGAGACGAGTGATCAACGAATTCACAGGCAACCGCTCAGATCCGGAGATACGGCCGGAAGCGGCCGTCGAGAAGCACTTCTTCGCGGGACTCTTCTTCCTCGGGGTCTGGGTCATTTTTCACAACCTCCCCGCGAAGCCACTGCTCAGGATAATAGACGACCTGCCACGAACCATGGACGGGGGGGACCTGCTGGCCGCCGCCTCCATGCTGGTCGCCATGAACTCCACCAGGGCGATAGCCCTCTACCTGGGCTGGTTCATAATCGGCAACGCGCTCGGCGCGATCCGCAGATCCTTATCGTTCCTGTCGTGGCTGGTTCCAGTGACGGCCATCCCCGCCGCATACTTTATCTCCGCTCTTCCGGGCGAGGGGGTGAAGCTGCACTTCGGCTTCCCCGCGGTGCTCAGCGTTACCAGCGTGCTCGTGATCAGGCGCCTGACCCGCGGCATCGCGGACTGGGGCTACAAGGCGATAGCCCTCGCCCTGTTCGTCTTCTCCTTTCAGTGGCTGGACGTCATTCCCGCCCTGACCTCATGGGGGGCCGGATGGGGGGAGCTGTCGATGGCAGTGAAGACGGCGGCCTGCCTGATGGAGAGGGAGTACCTTCTCAACAGGGCCTGCGGGGCGGCCTTCCTGGGGCTCTTCTTCTCCGGGGTCATAACCACCCAGCTGATGGTCAACTACGGGGCTCGCCTGAAAAGCCTCGCGCTTCTGAGGGACAGGGAGAAGAAGATGGCGCAGTTCAGGGAGGAGAGCCTTCAGACCAGGAGCTTTGTCGAGATGCAGCAGCTGGTGCACGACCTCAAGCGCCCTCTGACCACGATAATGGGTTTGGCCGACGTCATAGCCTCGGGAAAGGGCCTCGACAACGCGGAGAAGCACTGTGCCGTGATAGTCGAAGCCGGCCGCTCCATG is part of the Synergistaceae bacterium genome and harbors:
- the pgsW gene encoding poly-gamma-glutamate system protein is translated as MSMLVPAVILAALWCLSPDSSLSEEEHELWRKVRAGQEMLARRRDDVRTGDAYAGNDLETADPHGTGMIGVEWSPVTTTLGSLEAKRTAADPLWSVWALRLFRRLGLEEGDRVALLSSSSFPGLVFSIVAASERAGLELFWIHSLGSSTWGANMPGMLWPEMARLLRSGGFISSKPDYYTPGAGAEVGLGLPPEGLNMLGEAAEDDDVPLLKGDGLDDMTRSKSELVRGFAPRLVINVGGAHTSFGGGVVQPGGGLYSPGDESRTEFGHGVLGDALESGVQVLHFLDMRSFSSRAGIPFDGAPRPRFAGAGMATSAAGLLVYALFLAFFRRWRRDE
- a CDS encoding HAMP domain-containing histidine kinase; protein product: MINEFTGNRSDPEIRPEAAVEKHFFAGLFFLGVWVIFHNLPAKPLLRIIDDLPRTMDGGDLLAAASMLVAMNSTRAIALYLGWFIIGNALGAIRRSLSFLSWLVPVTAIPAAYFISALPGEGVKLHFGFPAVLSVTSVLVIRRLTRGIADWGYKAIALALFVFSFQWLDVIPALTSWGAGWGELSMAVKTAACLMEREYLLNRACGAAFLGLFFSGVITTQLMVNYGARLKSLALLRDREKKMAQFREESLQTRSFVEMQQLVHDLKRPLTTIMGLADVIASGKGLDNAEKHCAVIVEAGRSMEEMISEILHEDSRHTVTLDDLMRYVLSQVSPFDWRETVNLVADGEALSGRVEANVVRLSRAIVNLLDNAHRANGLSGGKRIELRVSDFQDRVEIYVDDEGPGFGTAGEAPLTDDWRSFSRWGSTGLGLRYVTMVVNNHGGLFRTEDPPGGGGRAVIVLGKPAEGPSPVVKNAE